In Sphingomicrobium sediminis, the genomic window AGCATGTCCGAGCGTTAGGCGGGCTTGAAGCGCAGCGCGAGGCCGTTGATGCAGTGACGCTTGCCGGTCGGCGGCGGGCCGTCGTTGAAGCGGTGGCCGAGATGGCCGCCGCAGGTCGCGCAATGCTCTTCGGTGCGGATCATGCCCAATGACGTGTCGCGGGCATAGCCGACGCGGTTGGGCAGGATGGCGCGGGTGAAGGCAGGCCAGCCGGTGCGGCTGTCATACTTGTCTGAGGAGGAGAAAAGCGGCGTGTCGCAACCCGCGCAATGATAGATGCCCGGTCGCTTCTCGTCGTTGAGCGGGCTGGAATAGGGCCTTTCGGTTCCCGACTGGCGAAGGATACGATAGCGCTCGTCGCCGAGCTGGCGGCGCCATTGGCGGTCGGTCTTGCGGACCGGGAAGGCATCGCGGTCGACCTTGGCCCCGCCCGACATGGCAAAGGCGGTTCCCGCCACCCCGATGGCGGCGGCACCCAGCAAAGCGCGGCGGTCGATTCCAGACTTGAGCATGATTTCCTTCCTATCCAGTCACCAACTCGTGGCGGCGACAATAGTTTTCCTTTTCTTCGAACGAGATACGGGCAAAGTTACACATTGGATTGCGTAAAGTTGGGGGCGGGTATGGATTTTCACAGGCTCATCAAGTCGCTGGACGCGCTCGTCTACGAAGTGCTGTCCTGGCTGCTTTTCTACCCAATGACGATCTGGTGGATGCTACGCCAGCCGGTCAAAACGATGCTGGCGGTCGAGCGCGAGCTCAAGGAAGATGCAGAGCATAGCTTCGACGACATGATCGGTCCGCCGCTCTTCCTGGCACTCACGATTGGGCTGCTGCACCTGTTCGACCCTGCGGACCTTGTCGAGACGACTTCCGGTATTTCCGACACCGCGGCAGGCTTTCTGGCCGACGAAAAGAATCTGGTCGGTGCGCGCATCATCCTGTTCGGGACACTTCCCTTGCTTGCAGCCCTGTGGATGGTCGGCGCGCGCGGCGAGCGGGCCAGCATGTCGAGCTTGCGCGCACCGGTCTATGCCGCCTGCTACCCGACCGCGATCTTTGCTTTTCTTTTCACCGTCGCCAACCATCTCACTAATCGGCACGAAGCGCTGGCCGCGCTAGAGGGAGTCGGCATCCTGCTGGCAGGTATTGGCTGGTGGATGCTTGTCGTGTCGCTTTGGTATCGCGCCGAACTCAAGATTGCCTGGTGGCGGGCGCTACTGCGGACAGGGGCGCTGCTGGTCAGCTGGGTCGTCTTGCTGACAGTGGTCGGCTTCCTGCTCGGCGCCTAGCTGCCATTGTCGAATTGCAGGCTGGCGAGGCGGCTGTAGAGGCCGCCCTTGGCAATCAGTTCGTCATGCGTGCCCTGTTCGACGATCGCGCCGTCGTCCATCACGAGGATGCGTGTCGCGGCGCGGACGGTGGCGAGGCGATGCGCGATGACGATGGTCGTGCGCGTGCCCATGAGCGCATCGAGTGCAGCCTGGACGCGCGCTTCGCTCTCGGCATCGAGCGCCGAGGTGGCTTCGTCGAGTAGTAGCAGCGGCGCATCCTTGCGCAGGAGGGCGCGGGCGATGGCGAGGCGCTGGCGCTGGCCGCCCGACAGGCGCGCGCCGCCTTCGCCGAGATAGGTGTCGAGGCCCTCGGGGAGCGCTTTCAGGAAATCCTCTGCATGCGCGGCGCGCGCAGCTTCCCAGATATCCTCGTCGGTCGCGTCCCAGCGGCCGTAGCGCAGATTGTCGCGCGCCGAGGCTGCAAAGATCATGACTTCCTGCGGCACCATGGCGATGCGACGGCGCAATTCCTCGGGATCGACCGTGGCAATGTCGGTGCCGTCGAACAGGACCTGTCCCTCGGCCGGATCGTAGAAACGCTGGGCGAGCTGGAAGATGGTGGTCTTGCCTGCACCCGACGGGCCCACAAGCGCGACCAGTTCGTCCGGCCGGATGTCGAAATTCATCGCATCGAGCGCCTTCTCGCCCGGGCGCGTGGGATAGCGGAAAGTGACGTTGTCGAATGTCAGGCGACCGCGCGCCGGATCGGGGAGAGGCACCGGATTGGCAGGCGCGACGATGTCGGGCTGTTCCTGGACCAACTCGTTGAGGCGCTGGCTGGCGCCGGCGGCGCGGAGCAGGTCGCCATAGACTTCGGAAAGCGCACCGAACGCGCCGGCGAGCAGGCCGCCATAGAGGACGAAGGCCGCAATATCGCCGCCCGACATGCGCCCGGCGCGCACGTCGATCGCGCCCTGCCAGATGATGAAGATGATGCCTGAGAAAAAGAGCGTGATCGAAATGCCGGTCAGCAGCGCGCGCAGGAGGATGCGGCGCTTGGAGACGGCGAAGACCTGTTCGGTGGCATCGCCGAACCGCTCGGTCTCGCGATGCTGCTGGCCGAAGGCGAGGACGATCTTCATGGCGGCGAAGACTTCGCTCGAGACGGTGCCGACATCGGCGATGCGGTCCTGGCTCTTGACCGACACGTCGCGAACGCGGCGGCCGAGCATGATGACCGGGATGAGGATGAGCGGCAGCGCCAGCAGCATCATGCCCGCCAGCTTGGGCGCGATGTAGAAGAGGAAACCGGCACAGACCACGCCGAGGACGATGTTGCGCAGCGCCACCGACACCGTGGTGCCGACGACCTGCTGGATCACGGTCGTGTCGACGGTGATGCGGCTGGTAATCTCGGCAGGGCGGTTCTCCTCGAAAAAAGCTGGCGACAGGCGCAGGAGGTTGCGATGCACGGCAAGGCGGATGTCGGCGACGACCCGCTCGCCCAGCCAGCTCACGAAATAGAAACGCAGCGCCGTGGCGATCGCCATGATGACGACGAGCAGCAGCAGATATTCGAACCAGCGGGCAATATCGCCTTCGCCGCCAAAGCCGCGATCGATGATCAGCTTGAAGGCGTAAGGCACCCCGGCAGTCGCCCCAGCGGCGAGCGCCAGCGCCAGCACGGCCATCGCGATCCGGCCGGGATAATTGGCAGCCGTGCGCCAGACCATGGCGAGGTTGGACAGATTCTTCTTGGGGGGAGGGATCGTTGCCATCTTGTCTCACCCCCTATCAGCGCTTGTCATGCGCCTCAATCGCCACTTTTCGCATATTTGCCGTGCATTTTTCGGCGAAGCGGCGGCCAAGCGATGCAGGAGGGCATCATTCGCACCGCATTCGACCATCCAGCGCGAGTCGGGGGGTTGATGCTGCGAGCGCGAAGGGCCACACCACCCGCCAACCTTATGTATTTCAGGAACATGCATGCTTTACGACGCCTATGAGGTGCAGCGCTCGCTTCTCGCGGGGGCTTCGAAAATGGCAGGTCTGGGCGCCGGTTGGCTCAGCAATCCCTCCAATCCCTTCGGTTATGGTTCGATGGGCCCGATCGTGGCCGCAGGCCTCGACGTGTTCGCGCATGCCGCCGCGCCGCGCGGCAAGCCCGATTTCCATATCAATTCGGTGGAAGTAAAGGGCGAGGCGGTCGCGGTCGACGAGGATGTCACCGTGCGCAAGCCGTTCGGCAACCTCCTCCATTTCCGCAAGAAGGGTGTGAGCGGGCAGGAGCCGCTGCTCATCGTCGCGCCGATGTCGGGCCACTTTGCGACGCTGCTGCGCGGGACGGTCGAGCGGATGCTGCCGGGGCATGAAGTCTATATCACCGACTGGGCGGATGCGAAGACGGTGCCGCTGTCGGACGGGGCCTTCGATCTCGACAGCTATATCGATTATTTGATCGAATTCCTCGAGGCGATCCATGCCGAAACAGGCAAGGTCCCGCACATGCTGGCGGTGTGCCAACCCTCGGTGCCGGCCTATGCCGCGGTTGCGATTATGAATGGCGAGGACCACCCGGCTAGCCCCAAGACGCTGACCATGATGGGCGGGCCGATCGACACGCGCGAGGCGCCGACGGCGGTCAACACGCTGGCGACCCAGCGCCCGCACGCCTGGTTCCAGCAGAATGTCATCGCCACCGTGCCCTACGTCTATGCCGGCGCGGGGCGGAAGGTCTATCCGGGCTTCCTCCAGCTGGCGGGTTTCATGACCATGAACCTCGGCAGCCACCTCATGAGCCATTGGGAGATGTTCAAGCATCTCGTCGTGGGCGACGAGGAAAGCGCGGACCGCACCCGCGAATTTTACGAGGAATATCGCTCGGTCGCCGACATGACGGCGGAATTCTATCTCCAGACCATCGATGTGGTGTTCCAGAGCCATGCGCTGCCCAATGGCGAATATACGCACAAGGGCGAGGTGGTGGATCCGGGCGAGATCACCAAGACGGCCTTGCTGGCGATCGAGGGCGAGCGCGACGATATTTCGGGCATCGGCCAGACCAAGGCGTCGCTGACGCTCGCCACGGGGTTGGCCGAGAAGAAGAAAAAATACCTGCTCGCCGAGGGCGTCGGCCATTACGGTATCTTCAACGGCGGCAAATGGCGCGACCGGATCGCACCGGTGGTCGAAGATTTCATCGCCAAACATGCTTGAATGAGAGCGCTCCCGCTGGTTTGATGCCGGCGGGAGGAATTTCATCATGTTGCGTTTGACCGTTGGCGCTGCGGCGCTTCTTACCGCCATGCCGGCGCAGGCCCAGCCGCTCGAGCCGAGCAGTCGCTGGCAAGTCGATTTCGGCGAGACCGAATGCCTGGCCATCCGCAAATATGGCGAGGGTGCCGAGGCGACGCATTTGGTGATCAAGCCCTATGCCACCGGTGACCGTTTCGAGATTGCGCTGATCGACGATCGCGTGACTGGCGACACGCTGTCGCAAGGCGGGACCATGCGGGTTGGTGATGATGACATCGCCCTTCCGGGCATTCGCTTTTCCGATGATGAAGCAGGGCGGACGGTCACGACCTGGTTCGGCGACGACCTGTCGGCCCTGTCGGGCGCGGAGCAGGTCGATCTCGAGCTGGGCGAGGGTGAGCGCTCGCTAAAGCTCACCCAGGCCACGGCGGTCGTCGATGCGCTGCAGGAATGCCGCACTGTACTGGCGGACCGCTACAACATGTCGGGCAATGTCGTGACGACCCCGCCGCAGGGCAATGTCGATGTGCTGCGCGACGAGGATTATCCGCTGCTCGCCCTCGACGAGGACCAGGAAAGCGTGTTTCGCGCGCTGCTGCTGCTCGACGAGGAAGGAAATGTAGCGGAGTGCTCGCTGCTGAGCTTTGCCGGTGATGCGCTGTTCGTGGCGCGCAGCTGCGGGCTGATCCGCGAGCGCGCCCGGTTCGAACCGGCGATCGGGCCGGACGGCACGGCCGTGCGCTCGGCCTTCGTGACGCCGGTGGTGCAATGGCGGCTGGGCAAGGAGATCTCCAATCAGACGTTCCGCGATTTCGAGCGGCGCGACCGCGCCATTCGCGAACGTAGCCGCGGCCCGGGCGACAGCGAAGGTGTGCTGCTGCGCCCGCCCGGCGAACGTCCGCGCTAGTCTTTCGCTATATTGAGGTTGGACAGGCCGAACCAGGCGACGACGCCCGCCAGCGCCGCCGCCGCGGCCATGGCGAGTAGCGCATCGTGAAAGCCGCCGAAGAGCGCGCTGCCCGTTAGCGACAGGACACCGCCCATCAGCGCGACGGCAATGAGGTTGCCGGTGCGGCTGACCGCATTGTTGAGGCCCGAGGCGGTGCCGGTATAGCGCTCCTCGACAGCGGCCATGACCGCGCTGGTCAGGGGGGCGACGGCCAGCGCCATGCCGATGCCGACCACCGCGATGGCGGGGAGGACCGTGGTCCAATAATCGCTGCCCTCGCTAATGCGCATCCCGAGCAGGAGGCCGCCGGCGACGACAAGCGGGCCAATGGTGAGCGGAAGGCGCGCGCCGATGCGCTCGGCGATACCACCCATGATCGGGCTGCCGAGACCGATGATCAGCGGGAAGGGCATGATGGCGAGCCCCGCCAAGGTCTCCGAATAGCCGCCGCTTTCGATCAGCAGGTAGGGCAGGATGAGGAGCAATGCGCCCAAGGCGCCGTAGAGCAGGAAGGTGAGCAGGTTCAACGCGACGACGCACTGCCCGCCAAACAGGCCGAGCGGCATCATGGCGTGATCGCCGGCGGCGCGCTCGATTTTAAGGAAGAAGGCGAGGAAGCCCAGCCCCACGATGCCTGCGGTCACGACGTTGGTGGTGATGCTGCCGCCTTCGCTCCAGAAGGTGAGGGCCAGCGCGATGCCGCCAAGCCCGATGGTGGCGGTCGCGGCACCGGGCCAATCGATGCTGTTCGTGTCACCCGAAGTGACTTCGTCGACGCGGGTGAGGGCGATGGTGATGGCGGCGATAGAGAGCGGGACCAAAAGCCAGAAGATGGCCGGCCAGGCGTAATTCTCGACGATCCAGCCGCCCGCCAGCGGGGCGACCGCGCCGCCAATGGCGCCAGCTGCGGCCCATGTCCCGACCGCGCGGCCGCGGGCCTCGCCGGCGAAGGCGCCGTTCAATAAAGCGAGGCTGTTGGGCAGGAGGAGGGCACCGCCAATGCCTTGGCCGGCGCGGCCGATGATGAGCGCTTCGAGCGTGGGGACCAGTGCGCAGAGCAGGCTCGCGGCGCCGAACAGGGCGGTGCCGAGCATCAGCATTGTCTTGCGGCCATAATGGTCGCCCAGCGCACCGCCGATGAGCAGTAAGGCGGCGAGCGGCAGGAAGTAGGCGTTAACGACCCACTGGATCGCCGCGGCACTGGCGTCGAGGTCGGCGCGGATGGCGGGCAGCGCGACCGTGACGATGGAGCCGTCGATGAAGGCGAGGCTGGAGGCCAGCACCGACATGATGAGGACCGAACGGGGGTGAGACTGGTTGCCCGATGGCGCGGTGTCGGCTGCGCTCGCAGCGCGCGGGTCGCAATCGTGCGGGGTCTGATGGCTCAAATCTTTTCCTGTGGCGGGCGCAGTTTGTTCATCGCTCGCGCGACCAGCCGCCGCGCTTTCATGACGAGGTAGAAGGTAAGGCCAATGATCAGCAGGGCGACGACCGCAGCCATGACCGGGTTAAGGATCGCCATGGCCAGCAAGCCGCCGGTGGCGACATCCTCGACGGTGGAGACGACGACGTTGCTGACGGGTTCGGGCGAGGCGTTGACGACGGTGCGCGCGCTGGCCTTGCCGGTATGCGCCATGAAGGCCGCGCCCCCGCCCAGCAGGAAGGCCGCGACCTGGAAAGCGGGATCACCGGCGTCGATGATGGCGAGGCTGAGGAGCGCGCCGCCCAGGGGGCGCAGCAGCGAGTGCAGGCTGTCCCAGGCGCTGTCGACCCAGGCGACCTTGTCGGCGAAGAATTCGGCAAAGGTGCCGATGCCGGCAATGGCGAGGATCCACGGATTGGCGAGGACGTCGAGCGCCTGCAGATTTTCAGGGAGCGGGACCCAGCCGAAATGCATGCCCAATCCGGTGATGAAGGTGACGAGATAGAGCCGCCAGCCTGCTAGCAAGCTGGTCGAGGCGGCAAGCGCGACGAGTTCGACGGCATCCATGGGGGGCAACGTGTCAGAGGGGGATAAGCTGCGCAAGGCTTGCGCGGATCATCAAGGCGCGGCAGGTTTCCCGCCAACAGACAGGGGGTCTACCGATGAAAAAGCTTCTTCTTGCCGCCGCGAGTGCGATGGCGCTGACGGCCACGCCGGCCTTTGCGCAGGATACGATCCTTGCCGGGAACCTGATCGCCGATGCGTCCGAGGGGGCGAGCGGGCCGGCGACGATCATTGTCGATAAGGGCAGGATCGTTTCGATCACGCCGGGGCTCGACGCGCCGCGCCAGGGCACGGTCTACGACCTGTCGGACAAGACGGTAATGCCGGGCATGATCGACATGCATGTCCATTTGTCGGGCGATCCGTCGGGCGAGTTCTGGCGCTCGGCGACGACGCCGTTCGAGTGGAATACGGTGCTGGGCGTCAAGAATGCGCGGATCACGCTGGAGGCGGGCTTCACGACGGTGCGCGATGTCGGATCGCGCGGACAGCATAGCGTGTTTGCGCTGCGTCGCGGCACCGCAGAATGGGTCATTCCCGGCCCGCGTATCATTGCGGCGGGGCCGAGCCTTGCGATCATCGGCG contains:
- the msrB gene encoding peptide-methionine (R)-S-oxide reductase MsrB, encoding MLKSGIDRRALLGAAAIGVAGTAFAMSGGAKVDRDAFPVRKTDRQWRRQLGDERYRILRQSGTERPYSSPLNDEKRPGIYHCAGCDTPLFSSSDKYDSRTGWPAFTRAILPNRVGYARDTSLGMIRTEEHCATCGGHLGHRFNDGPPPTGKRHCINGLALRFKPA
- a CDS encoding ABC transporter transmembrane domain-containing protein, which encodes MATIPPPKKNLSNLAMVWRTAANYPGRIAMAVLALALAAGATAGVPYAFKLIIDRGFGGEGDIARWFEYLLLLVVIMAIATALRFYFVSWLGERVVADIRLAVHRNLLRLSPAFFEENRPAEITSRITVDTTVIQQVVGTTVSVALRNIVLGVVCAGFLFYIAPKLAGMMLLALPLILIPVIMLGRRVRDVSVKSQDRIADVGTVSSEVFAAMKIVLAFGQQHRETERFGDATEQVFAVSKRRILLRALLTGISITLFFSGIIFIIWQGAIDVRAGRMSGGDIAAFVLYGGLLAGAFGALSEVYGDLLRAAGASQRLNELVQEQPDIVAPANPVPLPDPARGRLTFDNVTFRYPTRPGEKALDAMNFDIRPDELVALVGPSGAGKTTIFQLAQRFYDPAEGQVLFDGTDIATVDPEELRRRIAMVPQEVMIFAASARDNLRYGRWDATDEDIWEAARAAHAEDFLKALPEGLDTYLGEGGARLSGGQRQRLAIARALLRKDAPLLLLDEATSALDAESEARVQAALDALMGTRTTIVIAHRLATVRAATRILVMDDGAIVEQGTHDELIAKGGLYSRLASLQFDNGS
- a CDS encoding polyhydroxyalkanoate depolymerase, coding for MLYDAYEVQRSLLAGASKMAGLGAGWLSNPSNPFGYGSMGPIVAAGLDVFAHAAAPRGKPDFHINSVEVKGEAVAVDEDVTVRKPFGNLLHFRKKGVSGQEPLLIVAPMSGHFATLLRGTVERMLPGHEVYITDWADAKTVPLSDGAFDLDSYIDYLIEFLEAIHAETGKVPHMLAVCQPSVPAYAAVAIMNGEDHPASPKTLTMMGGPIDTREAPTAVNTLATQRPHAWFQQNVIATVPYVYAGAGRKVYPGFLQLAGFMTMNLGSHLMSHWEMFKHLVVGDEESADRTREFYEEYRSVADMTAEFYLQTIDVVFQSHALPNGEYTHKGEVVDPGEITKTALLAIEGERDDISGIGQTKASLTLATGLAEKKKKYLLAEGVGHYGIFNGGKWRDRIAPVVEDFIAKHA
- a CDS encoding energy transducer TonB, whose amino-acid sequence is MLRLTVGAAALLTAMPAQAQPLEPSSRWQVDFGETECLAIRKYGEGAEATHLVIKPYATGDRFEIALIDDRVTGDTLSQGGTMRVGDDDIALPGIRFSDDEAGRTVTTWFGDDLSALSGAEQVDLELGEGERSLKLTQATAVVDALQECRTVLADRYNMSGNVVTTPPQGNVDVLRDEDYPLLALDEDQESVFRALLLLDEEGNVAECSLLSFAGDALFVARSCGLIRERARFEPAIGPDGTAVRSAFVTPVVQWRLGKEISNQTFRDFERRDRAIRERSRGPGDSEGVLLRPPGERPR
- a CDS encoding MFS transporter is translated as MSHQTPHDCDPRAASAADTAPSGNQSHPRSVLIMSVLASSLAFIDGSIVTVALPAIRADLDASAAAIQWVVNAYFLPLAALLLIGGALGDHYGRKTMLMLGTALFGAASLLCALVPTLEALIIGRAGQGIGGALLLPNSLALLNGAFAGEARGRAVGTWAAAGAIGGAVAPLAGGWIVENYAWPAIFWLLVPLSIAAITIALTRVDEVTSGDTNSIDWPGAATATIGLGGIALALTFWSEGGSITTNVVTAGIVGLGFLAFFLKIERAAGDHAMMPLGLFGGQCVVALNLLTFLLYGALGALLLILPYLLIESGGYSETLAGLAIMPFPLIIGLGSPIMGGIAERIGARLPLTIGPLVVAGGLLLGMRISEGSDYWTTVLPAIAVVGIGMALAVAPLTSAVMAAVEERYTGTASGLNNAVSRTGNLIAVALMGGVLSLTGSALFGGFHDALLAMAAAAALAGVVAWFGLSNLNIAKD
- a CDS encoding DUF4126 domain-containing protein, yielding MDAVELVALAASTSLLAGWRLYLVTFITGLGMHFGWVPLPENLQALDVLANPWILAIAGIGTFAEFFADKVAWVDSAWDSLHSLLRPLGGALLSLAIIDAGDPAFQVAAFLLGGGAAFMAHTGKASARTVVNASPEPVSNVVVSTVEDVATGGLLAMAILNPVMAAVVALLIIGLTFYLVMKARRLVARAMNKLRPPQEKI